From the Notolabrus celidotus isolate fNotCel1 chromosome 12, fNotCel1.pri, whole genome shotgun sequence genome, one window contains:
- the LOC117822588 gene encoding protein NDRG1-like — protein sequence MVLEDNECDSVFEPTITDEHVETQYGNVHCIMTGTPRANRPVILTFHDVGLNHKSCFEPLFNHEDMHEITRHLPVCHVEAPGQHERAKTLPAAYTYPSMDQLSEALPAVLKHFGLRSVVGIGVGAGAYILARFALNHPDLVDGLVLINVNPSAEGIIDSVASKITEWTHTLTDQVIAHLFGKEEIQTNHDLIATYRHHITTTMNQSNVSQFFRSYNQRNALEVERPIPGGNINVRTLKCSTLLVVGDDSPAVEAVVDCNSKLNPTKTTLLKMADCGGLPQVSQPAKVTEAFKYFIQGMGHLSSASMTRLRSRTTSSSSISSYDGSRSRAHTNELRGRTHSHGTEEKRGRSHTDVSMDSFSNSNVDQIISKSTELAC from the exons ATGGTTCTGGAGGACAACGAGTGTGACTCTGTCTTTGAGCCTACAATCACT gATGAGCATGTGGAGACGCAGTATGGAAATGTCCACTGCATCATGACAGGAACTCCAAGGGCAAACCGCCCCGTCATCCTGACTTTTCATGATGTTGGACTGAACC ACAAGTCTTGTTTTGAGCCGCTGTTCAACCATGAGGACATGCACGAAATTACAAGACATTTGCCTGTTTGTCATGTCGAAGCACCTGGACAACACGAGAGAGCAAAAACTCTGCCAGCTGC GTATACCTACCCATCCATGGACCAGTTGTCCGAAGCTCTGCCTGCTGTCCTCAAACACTTTGG GCTGCGCAGTGTGGTTGGAATAGGAGTTGGAGCAGGAGCTTACATCCTGGCGAGATTTGCT cTGAATCACCCTGACCTGGTGGATGGATTGGTTCTGATCAATGTCAACCCCAGTGCCGAAGGAATTATTGACAGTGTTGCCTCCAAG ATCACCGAATGGACCCACACTCTCACAGACCAGGTCATTGCACACTTGTTTGGAAAG GAGGAGATCCAGACAAACCATGACCTCATAGCTACATACCGTCATCACATCACAACCACAATGAACCAGTCCAACGTGAGCCAGTTCTTCCGCTCATACAACCAACGCAACGCACTGGAAGTGGAGAGGCCTATTCCTGGGGGAAACATCAATGTCAGGACCCTCAA gtgctccactctgctggttGTAGGAGATGACTCACCAGCTGTGGAGGCTGTGGTTGACTGCAACTCCAAACTCAACCCCACCAAGACCACGCTGCTCAAG ATGGCGGACTGTGGAGGACTTCCTCAGGTGTCTCAG CCAGCAAAAGTGACTGAAGCCTTCAAATATTTCATCCAGGGCATGGGACACT TGTCAAGTGCCAGCATGACCAGACTTCGCTCACGGACAACCTCCAGCTCCAGCATCTCGTCCTACGATGGCTCTCGTAGCCGGGCACACACCAATGAGCTGCGTGGCAGAACACACTCTCATGGCACTGAAGAGAAGCGCGGGCGCTCACACACTGATGTCTCTATGGATAGTTTTTCCAACAGCAATGTGGACCAGATCATCTCAAAGTCCACTGAGCTGGCATGTTAG